One Thermocrinis jamiesonii genomic region harbors:
- a CDS encoding complex I subunit 4 family protein: MDWASFPFIPLSMILPLLGILLIVFLEERHSKWIALSSSGLTFLLSLVSLFYFDFSNSDKVQFYHELLLIKELNLKLSLGVDGLSYLMYILTTLTSFVAICWSVRDHQINHRLKEYYAWFLLSETALIGVFTSWDLLVFYVFYELTLIPMFFVIGIWGYKLRLYSAYKFFIYIFISSLFFLLGIVSLSVHHYKQFGKFSFSYFDLLQNQYDLAFGIFLFLLFFIAFAVKTPIVPFHTWLPDAHGEAPTAGSVVLAAILLKMGTYALLRFNIGLFQKEAVFLMPFLVLWGIVTIVFASWFTISQSNIKRFVAYSSISHMGFVVAGMFLLNKEGLRASIIEMFAHGLTSASLFMMAGFIYNRLHSFNMHALRGSIRFMPVFAFLVGITAFSSMGLPGGSSFWGKFLTIMGAKEYTLQLALLVIAGAFFSVLYMLYLMKTLYLDTKEEGRLVHFLDLRGFKLLAFLLVVFPMLLVGLFPFLFFSFFDAYINTLLTQLVKVVGGIPWR; this comes from the coding sequence ATGGATTGGGCGAGCTTTCCGTTCATACCACTTAGTATGATTTTACCACTTTTGGGAATACTGCTCATAGTCTTTTTAGAGGAAAGGCATTCCAAATGGATAGCTCTAAGCTCTTCCGGTTTAACCTTCCTTCTTTCTCTTGTTTCTCTCTTTTACTTTGACTTTTCAAATTCTGACAAGGTGCAGTTTTACCACGAGCTTTTGCTCATTAAAGAATTAAACCTTAAGCTATCCCTTGGTGTAGATGGTCTGTCTTATCTTATGTATATCCTAACCACTCTAACCTCCTTTGTTGCTATCTGTTGGTCTGTAAGGGACCATCAGATCAATCATCGTCTGAAGGAATACTACGCCTGGTTTTTGCTGTCCGAAACTGCCCTCATAGGTGTATTCACCAGTTGGGATTTGCTTGTCTTTTATGTCTTTTATGAGCTAACGTTGATCCCAATGTTTTTTGTAATAGGTATTTGGGGCTACAAGCTTAGGCTCTATTCCGCTTACAAGTTCTTTATCTACATCTTTATATCCTCTTTGTTTTTCCTTTTAGGTATTGTTAGCCTTTCTGTGCATCACTACAAACAGTTTGGAAAGTTTTCCTTCTCGTACTTTGACCTTTTGCAAAACCAATACGATCTCGCTTTTGGTATTTTCCTGTTTTTGCTGTTCTTTATAGCCTTTGCGGTAAAGACCCCTATAGTGCCTTTTCACACCTGGCTTCCCGACGCGCACGGTGAAGCTCCCACCGCTGGCTCTGTAGTACTCGCAGCCATACTTTTGAAAATGGGAACCTATGCCCTCCTTAGGTTTAACATAGGTTTATTCCAAAAGGAAGCAGTTTTCCTTATGCCTTTTCTCGTTCTTTGGGGCATAGTGACCATAGTCTTTGCCTCTTGGTTTACCATAAGCCAAAGTAACATAAAACGCTTTGTCGCCTACTCTTCGATTAGTCATATGGGTTTTGTGGTCGCAGGTATGTTCCTTCTGAACAAAGAAGGACTAAGAGCGAGCATTATTGAAATGTTTGCCCATGGTTTGACCTCTGCCTCTTTGTTTATGATGGCGGGCTTTATCTACAACAGACTACACAGCTTCAACATGCATGCCCTTAGAGGTAGCATAAGGTTTATGCCTGTCTTTGCCTTTTTGGTAGGCATAACCGCCTTCTCTTCTATGGGTCTTCCTGGTGGTTCTTCTTTTTGGGGGAAGTTTTTAACGATCATGGGCGCTAAGGAATACACACTCCAGCTTGCGCTTTTAGTGATTGCTGGTGCCTTCTTTAGTGTGCTTTACATGCTCTACCTTATGAAAACTTTATACTTAGACACAAAGGAAGAAGGAAGGCTTGTTCATTTCTTGGACCTTAGAGGTTTTAAGCTTCTGGCTTTCCTTTTGGTGGTCTTTCCTATGCTTTTGGTCGGTCTTTTCCCTTTCCTATTCTTCTCCTTCTTTGACGCATACATAAACACACTTTTGACTCAATTAGTAAAAGTTGTAGGGGGAATCCCATGGAGATAA
- a CDS encoding NADH-quinone oxidoreductase subunit N produces MEIKDLISIEYPNLTLFFPELIVLITGFVLFTLDIISKRISHALAIGVSITGYLIALLYILLNFELKGETFYSLYVRDQFSSLLQVFMILLTILLLAFTHQYQKFKKSTYSEFYYILAFSLFGAMILSSSYNLLLIYIALEAVSVSFYIMTALQKGDFNSKEGAFKYLILGGLSIALASYGAVFLYLYGGSMDLRQILHTDASEKKLLILGLILFLFGFAIKIGVVPFHFWLPDAYQGAPTPITAYMASVGKIAFFAPVLRVMPLVQESFHQTWVLTLSVLAVITFLYGNITALVQKDVKRMLAYSSIAHSGFILAGIAVAETIGLKAVIYFLLAYSLMGMLSFLVLAVLERDGRWENRIEEFSGLRYSQPFLASVFAVSLFSLLGVPPTVGFLVKALVFMSLSFEALWWVAILMIGGVGISTGYYLRLVVLMFMKEKEKDLTLNLTGFERLSMAIMTLSLIVLGILPMILWNYISPISEMLFGR; encoded by the coding sequence ATGGAGATAAAGGATCTCATATCCATTGAGTATCCAAATCTAACTTTGTTCTTCCCAGAGCTAATAGTTTTGATAACTGGTTTCGTTCTCTTTACCTTAGATATTATCAGCAAAAGAATCTCGCACGCTTTAGCCATCGGTGTAAGTATTACGGGCTATCTTATTGCCCTCTTATACATACTGCTAAACTTTGAGCTAAAAGGTGAAACTTTTTACAGTCTCTACGTAAGGGATCAGTTTTCTTCTCTCCTTCAGGTATTTATGATCCTTCTAACCATACTGCTTTTGGCTTTTACGCATCAATACCAGAAATTTAAGAAATCTACCTACAGCGAGTTTTACTACATATTAGCCTTTTCTTTGTTCGGTGCCATGATTCTGTCTAGCTCCTACAACCTACTGCTCATATACATTGCCTTGGAGGCGGTATCTGTTTCTTTTTACATAATGACAGCCCTTCAAAAGGGGGACTTCAATTCAAAGGAAGGTGCCTTTAAGTATCTTATACTTGGGGGGCTAAGTATAGCTTTGGCTTCCTATGGAGCGGTCTTTCTTTACCTTTACGGTGGCTCTATGGACCTCAGACAAATTCTTCATACAGATGCCTCTGAAAAGAAACTTTTAATACTTGGCCTTATACTCTTCCTTTTTGGCTTTGCTATAAAGATAGGTGTGGTTCCCTTTCATTTTTGGCTTCCCGATGCTTACCAGGGAGCGCCCACTCCTATAACCGCTTATATGGCAAGCGTGGGAAAGATTGCCTTTTTTGCACCCGTCCTTAGGGTTATGCCCTTAGTTCAGGAGAGCTTTCATCAAACTTGGGTTTTGACCTTAAGCGTTCTTGCGGTGATTACCTTTCTGTATGGAAACATCACAGCTTTGGTTCAGAAAGATGTAAAGCGCATGCTGGCTTATTCTTCCATTGCCCACTCCGGTTTCATACTTGCGGGCATTGCAGTGGCCGAGACTATAGGACTAAAAGCTGTGATCTACTTTCTACTTGCTTACTCCCTAATGGGAATGCTTAGCTTTTTAGTTTTGGCAGTGCTTGAACGTGATGGAAGGTGGGAAAATCGTATCGAAGAGTTTAGCGGTTTGAGATATTCTCAGCCCTTTTTAGCATCGGTCTTTGCGGTGAGCCTATTTTCCCTGTTGGGTGTTCCTCCAACCGTGGGTTTTCTGGTAAAAGCCCTTGTATTTATGTCTCTGTCCTTTGAAGCTCTTTGGTGGGTAGCAATTTTAATGATAGGAGGGGTGGGCATATCAACGGGTTATTACCTTAGGTTAGTAGTGCTTATGTTCATGAAAGAAAAAGAAAAGGATTTGACGCTCAACCTTACGGGTTTTGAAAGACTGTCTATGGCAATCATGACGCTTTCCCTAATAGTTCTTGGCATTCTTCCCATGATACTTTGGAACTACATAAGTCCTATCTCTGAAATGTTGTTTGGGAGGTAG
- a CDS encoding NADH-quinone oxidoreductase subunit A: MDYLGFLVFAFVVLGIALLMVFLNYLLGPKAPSSLKDYPYECGVPLYDKSAQTTFHQGYYLLGLLLLLFDIEAAFLFPWTVVYSHLGMFGFIEMFLFIFILTYGLLYAWRKGVLDWQFEEEYID, from the coding sequence ATGGATTACTTGGGATTTCTTGTTTTTGCCTTTGTAGTGCTTGGTATTGCACTGCTTATGGTGTTCTTAAATTACCTTCTTGGTCCCAAAGCTCCTTCCTCTCTTAAGGATTATCCTTACGAGTGCGGTGTGCCCCTTTATGACAAGTCAGCCCAAACTACCTTCCATCAGGGTTATTACCTTTTGGGTTTATTGCTTTTACTCTTTGACATAGAAGCAGCCTTTCTATTCCCATGGACGGTTGTTTATAGTCACTTAGGGATGTTTGGCTTTATAGAGATGTTTTTGTTTATCTTCATACTTACCTACGGGCTTTTGTATGCCTGGCGTAAGGGCGTACTTGATTGGCAGTTTGAGGAGGAATACATTGATTAA
- a CDS encoding NADH-quinone oxidoreductase subunit D — translation MPWAKEEDFLDLKGRFKSLEIEVKPTITNLHVSKNELIELLKTLKEEKGYKLFIDHSVVDFPEKSPRFQAFYILYNVDERKRVVVKTWTDGTLPSIEKLWFAGKWAERECYDMFGIIYEGHENLVRAFMWETYQYHPLRKDFPLEGYANEYLPSLNEVLRGDNLQGLMNYDRMHTPVPTLEDLEITERKRLKKKAQLVLNWGPLHPGTHGTMWFLFDLEGERIVQCDVILGQLHRGVEKLAENEMYNQFLVYTDRMDYISALCSNQAWVVAVERLLGIEDLVPEKAKYIRTMMSELQRINSHLLWLGTYALDIGALTIFLYAFKEREKLMDIIEGITGARLTISYPRIGGVRMDLPEGALEVIKAFIKRFPKELKDWETILSRNRIWLRRNVGVGVISKEDVYFYGLTGAVARGSGIPYDIRKFEPYDAYPWVEFDIPVGENGDVYDRYLVRLEEMRQSVRIIEQCVRKLESMPKSAPFFAESPDPKKLKLSLDGIGLKVPEGEIYSSGENPRGELGFYIYSTGGVKPYRVKIRPGSMYNLCVYPKLMKDRVIADAVAVLASLDPVVGEIDR, via the coding sequence ATGCCTTGGGCTAAGGAAGAGGACTTTTTGGACTTAAAAGGTAGGTTTAAAAGCTTAGAAATTGAAGTAAAGCCTACCATTACAAACCTTCATGTGTCAAAGAATGAACTCATAGAACTTTTAAAAACGCTCAAAGAAGAAAAGGGTTACAAGCTTTTTATAGATCACTCGGTGGTAGATTTTCCCGAAAAGTCTCCAAGGTTTCAGGCTTTTTACATCCTTTACAACGTGGATGAAAGAAAGAGGGTTGTTGTAAAAACTTGGACTGATGGAACTTTGCCTTCTATTGAAAAGCTCTGGTTTGCAGGAAAGTGGGCCGAAAGGGAATGCTATGATATGTTTGGCATAATTTACGAAGGGCATGAAAACTTAGTAAGGGCTTTTATGTGGGAAACTTATCAGTATCATCCTCTGAGGAAGGACTTTCCTTTGGAAGGTTATGCCAACGAGTATCTTCCTTCTTTAAATGAGGTGCTACGGGGTGATAATCTGCAGGGGCTTATGAACTACGATCGGATGCACACTCCAGTGCCAACTTTGGAAGACCTTGAGATAACAGAAAGGAAAAGGTTAAAGAAAAAGGCTCAGCTTGTTTTAAACTGGGGACCTTTGCATCCGGGAACCCACGGCACCATGTGGTTTTTGTTTGATTTGGAGGGGGAAAGAATTGTCCAGTGTGATGTGATCCTTGGACAGCTTCACAGAGGGGTGGAAAAGCTTGCGGAAAACGAGATGTATAACCAGTTTTTGGTCTATACAGACAGGATGGACTACATATCTGCCCTTTGCTCCAATCAGGCTTGGGTTGTTGCGGTAGAAAGACTTTTGGGCATAGAGGACCTTGTTCCAGAAAAGGCTAAGTATATAAGAACCATGATGTCTGAGCTTCAGAGAATAAACTCCCACCTTCTTTGGCTTGGCACCTACGCCTTGGACATAGGAGCTCTTACTATTTTCCTGTATGCCTTCAAAGAAAGGGAAAAGCTTATGGACATAATAGAGGGTATTACGGGTGCAAGGCTAACCATAAGTTATCCAAGGATAGGTGGGGTTAGGATGGACTTGCCAGAAGGTGCCCTTGAGGTTATAAAGGCTTTCATAAAGAGGTTTCCAAAAGAGCTAAAGGATTGGGAAACGATCCTAAGTAGGAATAGAATATGGCTTAGAAGAAACGTAGGTGTAGGTGTGATCAGTAAAGAGGATGTGTATTTTTACGGACTAACGGGTGCGGTAGCGAGAGGCTCTGGCATTCCCTACGATATCAGAAAGTTTGAACCATACGATGCCTATCCTTGGGTAGAGTTTGACATCCCAGTAGGTGAAAACGGCGATGTCTACGATAGGTATCTTGTGAGGTTGGAGGAGATGCGTCAAAGCGTAAGGATCATAGAGCAGTGCGTAAGAAAGCTTGAGAGTATGCCAAAGTCTGCACCCTTCTTTGCGGAATCTCCGGATCCAAAGAAACTGAAGCTTTCTTTGGACGGCATAGGACTAAAGGTTCCAGAGGGTGAAATATACTCTTCCGGTGAAAACCCAAGGGGTGAGCTTGGATTTTACATTTACTCCACCGGCGGAGTAAAACCCTACAGGGTGAAGATAAGGCCCGGCTCTATGTATAACCTGTGCGTCTATCCAAAGCTTATGAAAGACAGGGTGATTGCGGATGCAGTTGCAGTGTTGGCAAGCTTGGATCCAGTGGTGGGAGAAATAGATAGATGA
- the nuoH gene encoding NADH-quinone oxidoreductase subunit NuoH — MEGLLVQLIIIGIKILFILAIVLGLGAYLTLVERKVAAHIQRRPGPMVVGWHGLLQPLADGLKLITKEDIFPRYGNRFLYNLALVLALVPAVLVFAVVPFGPEFEIFGIKIKPILTDVNVGLLLVFALGSMAVYAIALAGWASNSKYALIGSMRKAGIIVSYEVVITFAVMGPIILAGTLSTYEIVQRQIDQKLWYIWLQPIAFVIYMFALLAEAGRVPFDIQEAEAELVTGFTVEYGGIKFGLFPLVEWYVEVLSLSAIGVVLFLGGWSPINIPFVGFVDPLFFLGPLSPFVWFALKVGLLFLFVLWLHWTLPRYRIDQITETAWKVMLPLTFVNLVLTAIIAPIVWR; from the coding sequence ATGGAAGGGCTTTTGGTTCAATTGATAATAATAGGTATAAAAATTTTGTTTATTCTGGCTATAGTTCTTGGTTTGGGAGCCTATCTTACGCTCGTAGAAAGAAAGGTAGCAGCTCACATTCAAAGAAGACCTGGGCCAATGGTAGTAGGTTGGCACGGGCTTTTACAGCCTTTAGCAGACGGTCTAAAACTTATAACTAAGGAAGATATATTTCCAAGGTATGGAAACAGGTTTTTATACAACTTAGCTCTGGTTTTAGCTTTGGTGCCTGCAGTTTTGGTCTTTGCGGTGGTTCCCTTTGGTCCAGAGTTTGAAATCTTTGGCATAAAGATTAAACCCATCCTGACTGATGTAAATGTGGGGCTTTTGTTGGTTTTTGCCCTCGGTTCAATGGCAGTTTACGCCATAGCCTTGGCTGGTTGGGCTTCCAACTCCAAGTATGCATTGATCGGCAGTATGAGAAAGGCAGGCATAATAGTTTCCTACGAGGTGGTGATCACCTTTGCGGTAATGGGTCCCATAATACTGGCTGGCACGCTCTCTACTTACGAAATAGTCCAAAGGCAAATAGATCAAAAGCTTTGGTATATATGGCTTCAGCCCATAGCTTTTGTAATATACATGTTTGCCTTGCTTGCGGAAGCTGGAAGGGTGCCCTTTGACATTCAGGAAGCAGAAGCAGAGCTGGTAACCGGCTTCACTGTAGAATACGGGGGCATAAAGTTTGGTCTCTTTCCGTTGGTAGAGTGGTATGTGGAGGTGCTTTCCCTTTCCGCCATAGGGGTGGTGCTGTTCTTAGGCGGATGGTCTCCCATAAACATTCCCTTTGTGGGCTTTGTGGATCCATTGTTTTTCTTAGGACCCTTATCTCCCTTTGTGTGGTTTGCTTTAAAGGTAGGGCTTTTGTTTCTCTTTGTTCTTTGGCTTCATTGGACCCTTCCAAGATACAGGATAGACCAGATT